A genome region from Anopheles stephensi strain Indian chromosome 2, UCI_ANSTEP_V1.0, whole genome shotgun sequence includes the following:
- the LOC118508476 gene encoding ataxin-2 homolog encodes MASMVVFVLTLLLVHCTTRANPVPAKILGKYVLSYQSPGSNVHLNAHDDPDEINELSNGIESGESEPEFGSPQTAPKHFRYRSQYRDPVEDQYEDQQEQEQDTADYADDSATASANHQHQYMTTYKTVTKHGGGTRHRPSYSDSTSEEEEEETDTSASEESNAYNAYRAYQNKGKKHQSHHSTGTSNKAPSAGHGGTHYHHYSQQHHHRPKQQQQEQQQLHHYHHQVPSGHTSYHPQLIQAYKILHGAPNRLPTSHEQYTDDDGSDEDEDEDFHSGAAIGAAAGTASGYGPQIIHTKGRAIPISQHVEIETPVPVPYVKKIHVPIPQEVRVKIPHPVLVPVPRPYPVHIPVAQPIAVPDIKEITVPIEKIVPYPVEKKIPVPIEKPVPYPIEKHVPVYLPQPIPVKVPIVKTIIHKVKQQTASGPNLPPGSGSLW; translated from the coding sequence ATGGCATCTATGGTCGTGTTTGTGCTGACGCTTCTGCTAGTGCACTGCACCACTCGGGCCAACCCGGTACCGGCAAAGATTCTTGGAAAGTACGTACTGTCGTACCAATCGCCCGGATCGAACGTTCACCTTAATGCTCACGACGATCCGGACGAGATAAACGAACTGTCCAATGGAATCGAGAGTGGTGAAAGTGAGCCGGAGTTTGGCAGTCCTCAAACCGCGCCCAAACACTTTCGATATCGGTCACAGTATCGGGACCCGGTCGAAGATCAGTACGAAGATCAACAGGAGCAGGAGCAGGATACAGCGGACTATGCCGATGATTCGGCCACTGCCAGCGCTAATCATCAGCATCAGTACATGACCACGTACAAGACTGTCACCAAGCATGGCGGTGGAACACGCCATCGTCCGAGCTATTCCGATTCCACCAgtgaagaggaggaagaagagacGGACACTAGCGCCAGCGAGGAATCGAACGCTTACAATGCTTACCGAGCGTATCAGAACAAGGGAAAAAAGCATCAAAGCCATCATTCTACCGGCACCAGCAACAAGGCACCTTCGGCTGGACATGGCGGAACGCACTATCACCACTACagtcagcagcatcatcaccgcccgaagcaacaacagcaggagcaacagcagcttcaTCACTACCACCATCAGGTGCCTTCCGGCCACACCTCCTACCATCCTCAGCTTATACAGGCCTACAAGATCCTGCACGGAGCGCCGAACCGGCTGCCAACCTCGCACGAACAGTACACCGATGACGATGGCAGtgacgaggacgaggacgaaGATTTTCACAGCGGGGCAGCGATCGGGGCAGCTGCCGGAACTGCGTCCGGCTACGGGCCACAGATCATCCACACCAAGGGACGCGCGATTCCGATCAGTCAGCATGTCGAAATTGAAACTCCCGTCCCGGTGCCGTACGTCAAGAAGATACACGTGCCCATCCCGCAGGAGGTGCGGGTAAAAATACCGCACCCAGTCCTGGTGCCGGTTCCCCGCCCGTACCCCGTCCACATCCCGGTCGCCCAACCGATCGCCGTACCCGACATTAAGGAAATTACCGTACCGATCGAAAAGATTGTTCCCTATCcggtggagaagaaaattcCCGTCCCCATAGAAAAGCCGGTACCGTACCCGATCGAAAAGCACGTACCCGTCTACCTACCGCAGCCGATTCCGGTGAAGGTGCCGATCGTGAAGACAATTATACACAAAGTCAAGCAGCAAACTGCCAGCGGTCCTAACCTACCGCCCGGAAGCGGTTCCTTGTGGTAG
- the LOC118508478 gene encoding uncharacterized protein LOC118508478: MKLQQCVIDFAIILITIPSLVVVALLLDYMMNHTGWSDQLETQIIMVALAVAFFLICIMISVYLTHRLGNCLWAGPQSDQQSIYSIERGHGRNYSLDVTPPPTYETVMGEHEPPSYEKISQIFPPQEPPPSYAATVALERDTVAHI, translated from the coding sequence ATgaagctgcagcagtgcgtcATTGATTTCGCTATCATCCTGATAACGATCCCGTCGCTTGTCGTCGTGGCACTGCTACTGGATTACATGATGAACCACACCGGCTGGTCGGATCAGCTGGAAACGCAGATCATCATGGTCGCCCTGGCGGTGGCCTTCTTCCTGATCTGCATCATGATCTCCGTCTACCTGACGCACCGGCTCGGCAACTGTCTCTGGGCCGGACCGCAAAGCGATCAGCAGTCGATCTACTCGATCGAGCGTGGCCACGGTAGGAACTATTCGCTCGACGTAACGCCACCACCGACCTACGAAACGGTGATGGGTGAACACGAACCACCGTCCTACGAGAAGATCAGCCAGATCTTCCCACCACAGGAACCGCCACCATCGTACGCCGCCACAGTTGCGCTCGAGCGCGACACTGTGGCGCACATCTGA
- the LOC118508475 gene encoding UDP-glycosyltransferase UGT5-like — MTIRWILLVVWAALLVCSVRAENILFLQTTPSKSHHIWNRQIFERLYENGHNLTILSFEKEPSVPGKTFLVMDKFYEKLMAAFTDGSTTDYSSYENAFANIMNVYQYYTVSSGILEDEPAIKQLLDYPRTFRFDLVIHDFTMGQFLLGFLEHFNHPPLVSISPYNIPSYTQYLADIPLYTTYLPHPASSFNSQMSFMERVRNTLYWWFEMLYRQQVYMPKEQERMKRVFEGISPPHVKLLERRSELVLVNSDPALDFYQLLPPNVVQVGGLHIKRTEEMPAMMQQFIARAGKGVVLFSFGTNVQSEMLGPEVNRQLLELFRSMPDYGFIWKHANADKLVMPPNVLMTAWVPQSAVLANSRTKLLISHGGLLSLQEAAWNGVPVIGVPFFADQFSNVRRIEVAGIGIGISSTNLNANTLKEAMDKILSDSSYRTRAKELSYRFRTQPEPPLDRAIFWIEKVIANKGLRYLRSPTRSMAPYQVYGLDMVAVVLLIVLGYYLIFKRHSKPAGEPGTKTKTE; from the exons ATGACGATACGATGGATTCTGTTGGTGGTTTGGGCGGCTCTGCTAGTGTGCAGCGTGCGTGCTGAAAACATTCTGTTCCTGCAGACTACACCCTCGAAAAGTCATCACATCTGGAACAGACAGATATTTGAGCGTTTGTACGAAAATGGCCACAATCTGACGATTTTGTCGTTTGAAAAAGAACCGTCCGTGCCGGGAAAAACGTTTCTGGTGATGGATAAGTTCTACGAGAAGCTGATGGCGGCATTTACGGACGGTAGTACGACGGACTATTCGTCCTACGAAAATGCGTTCGCAAACATTATGAACGTGTATCAGTATTACACGGTGTCCAGCGGTATACTGGAGGACGAGCCCGCTATCAAACAATTGCTGGACTATCCAAGAACCTTCCGGTTTGATCTAGTGATACACGACTTCACAATGGGCCAATTTTTACTCGGCTTTCTGGAACACTTTAACCACCCACCGCTGGTCTCGATCTCGCCGTACAACATTCCGTCGTACACCCAGTACCTAGCGGACATACCGCTTTACACAACCTACCTGCCTCATCCGGCGTCAAGCTTCAATTCCCAGATGAGCTTCATGGAGCGGGTCAGAAATACGCTTTACTGGTGGTTCGAAATGCTGTACCGGCAACAGGTGTACATGCCGAAGGAGCAGGAGCGAATGAAGCGCGTATTCGAAGGCATCAGCCCACCACACGTCAAGCTGCTGGAACGGCGATCCGAGCTGGTGCTCGTAAACAGTGATCCGGCTCTCGATTTTTATCAGCTGCTGCCACCAAACGTGGTGCAAGTGGGCGGATTGCATATCAAGCGAACCGAGGAGATGCCGGCA ATGATGCAACAATTCATTGCACGGGCAGGTAAAGGCGTGGTGCTGTTTAGCTTCGGAACAAACGTGCAGAGCGAGATGCTGGGTCCGGAAGTGAACCGGCAGCTGTTGGAACTGTTCCGCAGCATGCCCGACTATGGGTTCATCTGGAAGCACGCCAATGCGGACAAGCTGGTGATGCCTCCGAACGTGCTAATGACTGCGTGGGTTCCACAGTCGGCAGTACTGGCAAACAGCCGCACGAAGCTGTTGATTAGTCATGGCGGACTCCTCAGCCTACAGGAAGCGGCCTGGAACGGTGTCCCCGTAATCGGTGTGCCCTTCTTTGCCGATCAGTTTTCGAACGTGCGCCGTATCGAAGTGGCAGGCATCGGTATCGGGATATCGTCCACGAACCTGAACGCAAACACACTGAAAGAAGCGATGGATAAAATTTTGAGTGATAGCAG CTATCGAACGCGTGCCAAGGAACTATCGTACCGTTTCCGCACTCAACCCGAACCTCCGCTGGATCGTGCGATCTTTTGGATCGAGAAAGTGATCGCCAATAAGGGACTGCGGTATCTGCGTTCGCCGACGCGCAGTATGGCACCGTATCAGGTGTACGGGCTAGACATGGTCGCCGTAGTACTGTTGATCGTGCTGGGATATTATCTTATCTTTAAGCGACACTCCAAACCCGCCGGTGAACCGGGCACGAAAACTAAAACCGAGTAG
- the LOC118508477 gene encoding uncharacterized protein K02A2.6-like isoform X2 — translation MRAADASSVGLGATISHKFPDGSIKVVQHASRALTKAEEGYSQIDREGLAIIFAVTRFHKMLYGRHFRLQTDHKPLLRIFGSKKGIPVYTANRLQRFALALQLYDFEIEYIPTDKFGNADLLSRLISKHAKPEQEYMIAIAAATKKDPLLREVYRYVQSGWPGKVSYGAELAQFHNRREALTTVGDCILFGERIVIPAALQQRCLRQLHQGHPGIQRMKAIARSFVYWPSLDSDIADRVASCEACQAAAKSPPSQIPSCWPKPPGPWHRVHIDYAGPVEGAYFLIAVDAYSKWPEIIKTSNG, via the exons ATGAGAG CCGCAGACGCCTCATCGGTTGGGCTCGGAGCCACCATTAGCCACAAGTTTCCGGATGGATCAATAAAGGTGGTGCAGCACGCGTCACGGGCTCTAACGAAAGCAGAAGAGGGGTACAGCCAGATTGACCGCGAAGGACTGGCTATCATCTTTGCAGTAACCCGATTCCACAAGATGCTTTATGGCAGGCATTTCCGCCTCCAAACCGACCACAAGCCATTGCTGCGCATCTTTGGATCAAAAAAGGGAATTCCTGTGTATACTGCCAACCGGCTGCAGCGGTTCGCTCTAGCGCTGCAGCTATACGACTTCGAAATCGAGTACATACCCACGGATAAATTCGGCAATGCAGACCTGCTGTCGCGGCTCATCAGCAAGCACGCGAAACCGGAGCAGGAGTACATGATCGCGA TTGCAGCAGCTACGAAAAAGGACCCTCTACTGCGCGAAGTGTACCGCTACGTCCAATCGGGTTGGCCAGGCAAGGTCAGTTATGGTGCGGAATTGGCCCAATTCCACAATAGAAGGGAAGCACTGACGACCGTTGGCGACTGTATCCTCTTCGGAGAGAGGATTGTGATTCCCGCAGCTTTGCAGCAGAGATGCCTTAGACAGCTTCATCAAGGGCATCCGGGCATCCAGCGAATGAAGGCGATTGCACGCAGTTTCGTGTATTGGCCATCATTGGACAGCGACATCGCCGATCGAGTTGCTTCATGCGAAGCATGCCAGGCTGCGGCGAAATCACCACCATCCCAGATACCATCATGTTGGCCGAAGCCACCTGGGCCTTGGCACCGCGTACACATCGATTACGCTGGACCTGTGGAGGGAGCCTATTTCCTGATTGCGGTAGATGCCTACTCCAAGTGGCCGGAAATCATTAAAACTTCCAACGGCTAG
- the LOC118508477 gene encoding uncharacterized protein LOC118508477 isoform X1 translates to MEEEQRRLSQQFETPGTALLQPGYGQPLPSNAPAVEQQGSQASSVHFSPSLSSAPTSLHPPSLAPAASMQHPPSLPGVSQNGEPTMYQIMQLLRQLMTKIEQQPPASLPTNASQQQLPVVHPPSASQQQPLVSEIASQPQQQHRSAPANPEQILDSLARNITEFRFEAEAGLTFEAWYSRYEDLFVSDAARIDDAAKVRMLMRKLGSMEHEREVAAATKKDPLLREVYRYVQSGWPGKVSYGAELAQFHNRREALTTVGDCILFGERIVIPAALQQRCLRQLHQGHPGIQRMKAIARSFVYWPSLDSDIADRVASCEACQAAAKSPPSQIPSCWPKPPGPWHRVHIDYAGPVEGAYFLIAVDAYSKWPEIIKTSNG, encoded by the exons ATGGAGGAAGAGCAGCGCCGTCTCTCGCAGCAGTTCGAAACCCCGGGTACTGCGTTACTACAACCCGGATACGGCCAACCGCTCCCGTCAAACGCTCCAGCGGTCGAGCAGCAGGGATCTCAAGCGTCCTCGGTACATTTTTCGCCATCGCTATCATCAGCGCCCACAAGCCTTCATCCGCCATCGCTCGCTCCAGCCGCTTCGATGCAGCACCCGCCATCGCTACCAGGCGTGTCACAAAACGGTGAGCCAACAATGTATCAAATAATGCAGCTTCTACGCCAATTAATGACAAAAATTGAGCAACAGCCACCAGCATCACTGCCCACAAAcgcatcgcagcagcagctaccagTAGTGCATCCGCCAAGTGCatcacagcagcaaccactaGTATCGGAAATCGCGTcgcaaccgcagcagcagcatcggtcaGCTCCAGCCAATCCGGAGCAAATCCTGGACTCGCTGGCGAGAAACATCACCGAATTCCGCTTCGAGGCTGAAGCCGGTCTAACGTTCGAGGCGTGGTACTCGCGCTACGAGGATCTGTTCGTCAGTGATGCAGCCAGGATTGACGATGCGGCCAAGGTACGAATGCTTATGCGGAAGCTAGGATCAATGGAGCATGAGAG AGAAGTTGCAGCAGCTACGAAAAAGGACCCTCTACTGCGCGAAGTGTACCGCTACGTCCAATCGGGTTGGCCAGGCAAGGTCAGTTATGGTGCGGAATTGGCCCAATTCCACAATAGAAGGGAAGCACTGACGACCGTTGGCGACTGTATCCTCTTCGGAGAGAGGATTGTGATTCCCGCAGCTTTGCAGCAGAGATGCCTTAGACAGCTTCATCAAGGGCATCCGGGCATCCAGCGAATGAAGGCGATTGCACGCAGTTTCGTGTATTGGCCATCATTGGACAGCGACATCGCCGATCGAGTTGCTTCATGCGAAGCATGCCAGGCTGCGGCGAAATCACCACCATCCCAGATACCATCATGTTGGCCGAAGCCACCTGGGCCTTGGCACCGCGTACACATCGATTACGCTGGACCTGTGGAGGGAGCCTATTTCCTGATTGCGGTAGATGCCTACTCCAAGTGGCCGGAAATCATTAAAACTTCCAACGGCTAG
- the LOC118508477 gene encoding uncharacterized protein LOC118508477 isoform X4, with protein MEEEQRRLSQQFETPGTALLQPGYGQPLPSNAPAVEQQGSQASSVHFSPSLSSAPTSLHPPSLAPAASMQHPPSLPGVSQNGEPTMYQIMQLLRQLMTKIEQQPPASLPTNASQQQLPVVHPPSASQQQPLVSEIASQPQQQHRSAPANPEQILDSLARNITEFRFEAEAGLTFEAWYSRYEDLFVSDAARIDDAAKVRMLMRKLGSMEHESRRRLIGWARSHH; from the exons ATGGAGGAAGAGCAGCGCCGTCTCTCGCAGCAGTTCGAAACCCCGGGTACTGCGTTACTACAACCCGGATACGGCCAACCGCTCCCGTCAAACGCTCCAGCGGTCGAGCAGCAGGGATCTCAAGCGTCCTCGGTACATTTTTCGCCATCGCTATCATCAGCGCCCACAAGCCTTCATCCGCCATCGCTCGCTCCAGCCGCTTCGATGCAGCACCCGCCATCGCTACCAGGCGTGTCACAAAACGGTGAGCCAACAATGTATCAAATAATGCAGCTTCTACGCCAATTAATGACAAAAATTGAGCAACAGCCACCAGCATCACTGCCCACAAAcgcatcgcagcagcagctaccagTAGTGCATCCGCCAAGTGCatcacagcagcaaccactaGTATCGGAAATCGCGTcgcaaccgcagcagcagcatcggtcaGCTCCAGCCAATCCGGAGCAAATCCTGGACTCGCTGGCGAGAAACATCACCGAATTCCGCTTCGAGGCTGAAGCCGGTCTAACGTTCGAGGCGTGGTACTCGCGCTACGAGGATCTGTTCGTCAGTGATGCAGCCAGGATTGACGATGCGGCCAAGGTACGAATGCTTATGCGGAAGCTAGGATCAATGGAGCATGAGAG CCGCAGACGCCTCATCGGTTGGGCTCGGAGCCACCATTAG
- the LOC118508477 gene encoding uncharacterized protein LOC118508477 isoform X3: protein MEEEQRRLSQQFETPGTALLQPGYGQPLPSNAPAVEQQGSQASSVHFSPSLSSAPTSLHPPSLAPAASMQHPPSLPGVSQNGEPTMYQIMQLLRQLMTKIEQQPPASLPTNASQQQLPVVHPPSASQQQPLVSEIASQPQQQHRSAPANPEQILDSLARNITEFRFEAEAGLTFEAWYSRYEDLFVSDAARIDDAAKVRMLMRKLGSMEHESSRRRLIGWARSHH, encoded by the exons ATGGAGGAAGAGCAGCGCCGTCTCTCGCAGCAGTTCGAAACCCCGGGTACTGCGTTACTACAACCCGGATACGGCCAACCGCTCCCGTCAAACGCTCCAGCGGTCGAGCAGCAGGGATCTCAAGCGTCCTCGGTACATTTTTCGCCATCGCTATCATCAGCGCCCACAAGCCTTCATCCGCCATCGCTCGCTCCAGCCGCTTCGATGCAGCACCCGCCATCGCTACCAGGCGTGTCACAAAACGGTGAGCCAACAATGTATCAAATAATGCAGCTTCTACGCCAATTAATGACAAAAATTGAGCAACAGCCACCAGCATCACTGCCCACAAAcgcatcgcagcagcagctaccagTAGTGCATCCGCCAAGTGCatcacagcagcaaccactaGTATCGGAAATCGCGTcgcaaccgcagcagcagcatcggtcaGCTCCAGCCAATCCGGAGCAAATCCTGGACTCGCTGGCGAGAAACATCACCGAATTCCGCTTCGAGGCTGAAGCCGGTCTAACGTTCGAGGCGTGGTACTCGCGCTACGAGGATCTGTTCGTCAGTGATGCAGCCAGGATTGACGATGCGGCCAAGGTACGAATGCTTATGCGGAAGCTAGGATCAATGGAGCATGAGAG TAGCCGCAGACGCCTCATCGGTTGGGCTCGGAGCCACCATTAG